Below is a window of Rhodanobacteraceae bacterium DNA.
AAGCGTTGACGCTTCTGCGCCTCCACACTCAAGCCGCTCTCCCACAACCCGCCACTGCTTCTGAAATCCAACGCCGCATTAAGCCGTTGCGGCACGATAGTTTGATTTGGGCGAAGAGCCTGTTCCGCAATCGGCTTGAATGCATAGTTAGACCTTAATTCAGTTGCCCAAAGCTCTAAAGCCACCAGGATACTAAAGAGAGATACAGATCCAATCCATTCTCCTCACTTGCGATCTAGTTGGATCTTTCGTCAAAGACAACCAACTCGATGTTTGCCTCGGCAGCATGCCCTTCAATCTCACGAACTACGAGGGCGGAAAGGGAATCTCTTCGGGTCTGGGCTCGCCCAGAACACCTGTTCGCCTTCGGCCATTTGGCTCATTTCATCCTTCAAGTCGATAGGCCCACCAACCACGTTCTTTTTCTCAAGAATCTCTGACTCTGCCTTGATTCTATTTGTTCCGGGAAGAATTGAAAACTGCCAAAGTCCCGTGTCGTTGTCCTTCCAACTGTACAACTCAACGCCCTTGAACGATGAATTCACTGACCTCGGGACAGCCTGCGCCACTCCATTTGAACTTCCAAAGTGCAGAAACAGAACAAAAAGGATTGCGATAAGTTTAGTCATAAGGTCTAACGCCGCAATAACCCGCGCCGGCTGTAAGGCACGGTTTGAGCGAAGAGCCTGTTCCGGCGTCGGCTTGATTGCATAGTTAGGCCTTTCCTAGCTCATGGCGGACCCAAAGCATTGTCTCTCCATCAACATTGTAACCTTCACACCTCAAGATCTGATTAAGTGTCACTAGGAACGCGTCCGGACCATACCGTCGCTTTAGCTCTTTCAGCGACTCAATGGAGGGCTCCCCGGACTCTAATTCAATCTCGAGTTGGGTATCCGCGCAAATTTCTTCCCACCGTTCGAGTGAATTCTCCAGGAATTGGCGCGTTTCCAATTTCCCATCCAGCAAAATTTCAAAGGTTGTGCCATTCCTAACGAGTTCCCCGAGTAGCGTGCGAAGTGCTGCTTTCGATTCATCATGATCGAGCATGTACAACTGAGAAACGTTAATCGGTTCACGGGTTTCAAGAGCCTCCCGGATCTTTCGCACAGAATACCCTGACGCTGCGCGCGAGCGAGCGGACGGCCGACGTCAACTCTGTAAGCGTCCGACAGCGCCCATTGGTGCTCTGCCGGCGAGGATCTGTTACCCCGATCTCGGTGCCCAGCTCATCGGCAGCAGCGCATCGATCTCCCGGTTGAGCGTCGTCGGCAGGCGCTCCAGGACATCAGTCAGATAGGCCAGTGGGTCGTGGCCATGCGCCTTTGCGGTCTCGATCAGGCTGGTGGCTATCGCACACGCCTCGCCGCCGCGTTCGCTTCCTGCGAACAGCCAGTTCTTGCGCCCAACCGCGATTTCTCTGAGCGCGCGCTCGGCGGCGTTGTTGTCGATGGCGATCGCCCCGTCGTCGAGATAACGCGTCAGCGCAACCCAGTGCTTGAGCGTGTAGCCGATGGCCAATGCCGTCTGCGATTTCGGCAATAGCTCACGCAAGCTGTCCTCGCACCAGGACCGGAACGCGTCGAGGATCGGTCGTGCGTCGCGTTGTCGCCGTTTGCCGCGCTCCGGAGGACTTTCTCCCGCCTCGCTCGCGGCCCGCTCGATGGCGAACAACTCGCCGATGCGCTCGACCGCCTCGTGCGCCAGCACGCGCTGGCCGCTCTTGTCGGCCAATGCGGCGATCTCAAAGAACTTGCGCCGGGCGTGAGCCCAACATCCCACCTCCGGATCCGGGTCGCTGGCGGTACAGCTCGTCGTAGTTGCTCGCCGCGTCCGCCTGCAGCCAACCACCCTTCCACGAGCGCATGAAGTCGCGCACATGCTGGCCGGCCTTGTCGGCCGTGAAGTCGTACACCACGATGGCCGGATCGCGGCCCACATAGGCCCAGGCCCGTGCGCTGATCGTGCGGCCCACCGACTGTAGCGGCAGCACGGTCTCGTCGACGTGGATCACCGACTGCTGCATCAGCGCCGCCTGCAGGCGCAGCACCAGGGGCTTGAGCCACCCCGACAACGCGATCACCCAGTCCGACAGGGTGCTGCGCGGGATCGCCACGCCGCCCCGTTGATAGATCTCCTCGATGCGGAACAGTGGCAGGTGATCGGCGTACTTGGACACCAGGAGGTGCGCGCCGAGGCTCGCGTCCAGGTGCGAGCCGTCGATCAGTTGCGCCGGCAGCCTGGCGCAGCGCACGCCCGCTTCCGGCTGCCGCGGATCGGCGTACTTGGGGCGCACGATCAGCTTCTTGAAGAAGGCCGCCGGCTTGAAGCACAGCTTGACCGTCACTTCCTCGCCGATCTTCTTGAGCGGCGTGCCGTCAGAGGCCACCTTCTCGGACGCGGGCAGATCGACTTCGACCCGCTCTTCCGGCAAGCCCTTGGGCAGCACCAGACGCTGGCGTTCCACGACAGTCTTCTTCGGCGCCACCGGTTGCTCGGACTGGATCTCCTGCTCGATCAGCTCGATGTCGGCATTACCAAACATCGTCAGCTGATCGGCGTTCTCCGAGGACGCCCCGAAACGCTGCCGCTTGAGCGCGGCGAGTTGCTGTTCGAGGGCGGCGAGGCGCGCTTCGGCGCTCTCGGCGCGAGCCAGCGCCGCCTCGTAATCGGCGCGTGGGACGACGTCGGTGCTTGCCAGGACCATTCCGGCAGGCTACCCAGCGAGCACCGGAAAGCAATGCAAGTAACTGATATGCCGTCAAAAAGACAGATCGATCAAGCCACCCGCATCGCGGTTACCGGGCGTAGCCTGCGCACCGACAGATCGATCCCTTCCAGCACCAGCCGCAGGTCGCTCTCCGACAGCGCCCCGCCGTCACCGACGAGAATTGTCCACGCTCCAGACGCTTGCACATCAGCCACCAGCCATGGCGGTCGTACCAGAGGATCTTGACCTTGTCGCGCCGCGGTTGAAAAACACGTGCACTCGACAACGCCCGCTGCGGTCCCAGGCTCGCCTGCACCCGCAGCGCCAGGCCGTCGATCCCGAGGCGAAAATCCACGGCATCGGCACATACCCAGACCGGAAGGCCGCCAACCATCAGCGCCGACGCTCGAAGCGCAGTGGCTCGCCAACCAGCTCACGCAGCAACCGCCGACGCCAGGCCATGAAGGTTGCATACGACCAACCCTGCGCCCGGCAATACACCCGAGCGCTCAGGCGACTGCGCGAAGCGGCGCAGATGCGCATGAACCAGACCAACGAACCGAGGGAACGGGCCACGGCAGGACCCCGATGCCGATGAAGCCGTCAGCCTCGCAGCCATCCGAGATGGACGGAAGAATGGGCGCGGTCGGACGGATACCAACTCTGAGAATCCCGTGATTCGCAGTTGAACAAGACCGTGTGTCACCGTTCTCTCGACGAAAGGCCTAACGCCGCATTAAGCCGTTGCGGCACGATAATGGTTGGTCTGAGCCAAGAGCCTGTTCCGCAATCGGCTTGAATGCATAGTTAGACATCACGCCGTATATCTTTAGAACGCACCACTATTGCGACGCTCTCATACCGTACAGGACATTAAGATCAAGCAGGCGATGCCCAACAACAGCTCGCGCAGTCAAATCAAGAACAACCACCATAAAAACGTTGCGATCTTGCGTATCAAACAGCACGTGTTGAAACGTTAACGAAGAGTCTTCCCAAACATACGTCACGTTACCTTGGCAATAGTAAGAACCGAAGTCCGCTGGAGGGATGCTCTCGAAGTACGAAATGAACTCGAACGGCGGCTCCGTGTCCGCCGACACCTGCCGCATTGGTGCCGAGAACGTAGCTTTGAATTCCTGTTCCGATAGAGTTGCCATGATGTCTAACGCCGTGTTAAGCCGCGCCGGCCGCACAGCCAGATTGAGCGAAGAGCCTGTTCCGGCGTCGGCTTGAACACATAGTTGGACGTCAGGTTCCTTGCCATTATGCCCGAGCCTCCAATTTCCTTGAGCTGCACGCTGTTGATCTTCCCCGCCTCATGCTACTTGCGCAAGTGACCACCGAACCAGTTTCCCCGTTTCGAGGACGCCACGTAAGATGCCTTTCCCGTTCTATTTCGTACCTATGGATCAAGCGCATAACAAGGATGGCGCCCCAACAACGACTACCGACCTTCTCCAGAAACAGCCACGAAAGAACCCGCTCAATTGACAAGACACTGGTGCTATTGCGCTTCTTCTTCAACCCAAGCGAGCAAAATTTAACGCTCAGTGCTTTGGCTCTTCACACCACTCCACCTCATGCTCTCCCCCGACCCGCCACTGCTTCTGACGTCCAACGCCGCAATAAGCCGTTGCGGCACATTAATGTCCGGTTTGAGCCAAGAGCCTGTTCCGCAATCGGCTTGATTGCATAGTTGGATTTCAGGTTTCTTGCCTTACAGCCCGAGCACCCGACCGCGAGAAGACTCATGCTCTTGATGTTCCTCCCCTGAGATCTGCAGTGCAAGGCCTCGGCACGACCTTCACCGCTTGACCGGCCCGCAAGCCATTGTTCAAGCGCCCTTTCCAAGTTTCCACGCTTGTTCCGGCGCCTCATCACAAAGAATCCAGTCTCAAAGACAAGGGACTACTGCGCTCTTCTCCCACAGGACCACACCGGCTCTTCCGTTTCCAGGACATGGGTGCTAGAGCAGAATTCAGACGCAGTTGCTAGTGCGCTCAGATCAGCCCAGACCAAACCACTCAAGCTCTGGCGCTTCTGCGTCTCCACACTCAAGCCGCTCTCCCACGACCCGCCACTGCTTCTGAAATCCAACGCCGCATTAAGCCGTTGCGGCACGATAGTTTGATTTGAGCGAAGAGCCTGTTCCGCAATCGGCTTGAATGCATAGTTAGAACTCAGCC
It encodes the following:
- the tnpB gene encoding IS66 family insertion sequence element accessory protein TnpB, whose translation is MDFRLGIDGLALRVQASLGPQRALSSARVFQPRRDKVKILWYDRHGWWLMCKRLERGQFSSVTAGRCRRATCGWCWKGSICRCAGYAR
- a CDS encoding transposase, producing MVLASTDVVPRADYEAALARAESAEARLAALEQQLAALKRQRFGASSENADQLTMFGNADIELIEQEIQSEQPVAPKKTVVERQRLVLPKGLPEERVEVDLPASEKVASDGTPLKKIGEEVTVKLCFKPAAFFKKLIVRPKYADPRQPEAGVRCARLPAQLIDGSHLDASLGAHLLVSKYADHLPLFRIEEIYQRGGVAIPRSTLSDWVIALSGWLKPLVLRLQAALMQQSVIHVDETVLPLQSVGRTISARAWAYVGRDPAIVVYDFTADKAGQHVRDFMRSWKGGWLQADAASNYDELYRQRPGSGGGMLGSRPAQVL
- a CDS encoding IS66 family transposase produces the protein MGCWAHARRKFFEIAALADKSGQRVLAHEAVERIGELFAIERAASEAGESPPERGKRRQRDARPILDAFRSWCEDSLRELLPKSQTALAIGYTLKHWVALTRYLDDGAIAIDNNAAERALREIAVGRKNWLFAGSERGGEACAIATSLIETAKAHGHDPLAYLTDVLERLPTTLNREIDALLPMSWAPRSG